The following coding sequences are from one Plectropomus leopardus isolate mb chromosome 10, YSFRI_Pleo_2.0, whole genome shotgun sequence window:
- the c1ql2 gene encoding complement C1q-like protein 2: protein MVLALIIAIPLLVQTSKTDAHYEMMGTCRMICDPYNTKPSATALEVMQDLSAMPSPTFVQGTKGEPGRPGKPGPRGPPGEPGPPGPRGPPGDRGDSGKKGHPGIGGTARTEVGGELGSAVGGAKIAFYVGLKNPHEGYEVLRFDDVVTNLGNHYDPTTGKFTCQVSGIYYFTYHVLMRGGDGTSMWADLCKNGQVRASAIAQDADQNYDYASNSVVLHLDSGDEIYVKLDGGKAHGGNNNKYSTFSGFLLYPD from the exons ATGGTTCTGGCTCTCATCATCGCGATCCCCCTGCTGGTCCAAACTTCCAAAACCGACGCGCACTACGAGATGATGGGTACGTGCCGGATGATCTGTGACCCGTACAACACCAAACCCAGCGCCACGGCTCTGGAAGTCATGCAGGACCTAAGCGCCATGCCCTCCCCGACCTTTGTTCAAGGGACTAAAGGAGAGCCGGGTCGACCGGGCAAACCCGGGCCGAGGGGTCCGCCGGGCGAACCGGGGCCACCGGGTCCGAGAGGTCCGCCGGGGGATAGAGGGGATTCTGGAAAGAAGGGACACCCGGGGATAGGGGGCACCGCGCGGACTGAGGTCGGCGGAGAGCTCGGCTCTGCTGTTGGAGGCGCAAAGATCGCTTTTTATGTGGGTCTGAAAAACCCTCACGAGGGATACGAAGTTTTAAGGTTCGACGACGTTGTGACGAACCTGGGCAACCACTATGACCCCACAACCGGCAAGTTCACGTGCCAAGTGTCTGGGATTTACTACTTCACCTACCATGTACTGATGCGCGGAGGAGACGGGACCAGCATGTGGGCAGACCTGTGCAAAAACGGACAG GTCCGAGCCAGCGCCATTGCGCAGGACGCCGACCAGAACTACGACTACGCCAGCAACAGCGTCGTCCTGCATCTGGACTCCGGGGACGAGATTTATGTCAAACTGGACGGCGGGAAGGCACACGgcggaaacaacaacaaatacagcaCATTTTCCGGTTTCCTTTTGTACCCGGACTGA